GCCGTACAAAGCTAACTTTGCAGAAACATTAATATTTATAAAAATGCGGAAAATATCACTTTTCATTGCAATGAGTTTAGACGGTTACATTGCAAAACCTAATGATGACCTTACTTTCTTGAAACTCGTTGAAAAAGCAGGAGAAGATTATGGTTATGGAGAATTTACAGACACAATTGACACATTGATTATTGGCAGAAGAACCTATGATTATGTGCTTAAAAATGTTGGTTTATCCCATTACGAAAATGGACAACGGGATGTCTATGTCATAACAAGAACGGAAAGACCGCAAGTAGGTAGAACGACTTTTTATACAGGGAATTTGACTGAACTGGTCAAACGACTGAAATCTGAAAAAGGGAAAAATATTTATTGTGACGGAGGAGCGGAAGTAATAAATGAACTATTGAAACACGACTTAATAGACGAGTTTATCATTTCGATAGTACCCATTTTATTAGGTAACGGAACAAGACTTTTCAAAGACAGCAGACCAGAGCAAACACTTGAATTTATCAAAGTCAAAACGTTTGAGACTGGATTGACACAACTGCATTACAAGCGACAAAAATAAAACATCAACTAAATTGAATGTTTTCTTTCCTTTCAGCGACTTGTTGAAAGGCTTTTTTCTTTCCCTCAGACAAAGCGAAACGCAAAAACAATACAGTTGAAAGATTTTCTCAAAACCTGTCACATTATTACCTTTGAAATTGTCTAACTCTAAAATCAAAAAATGGACGATTTAAACACATTGAACAAAAAACTATTTCCTTATGCTTACAACATTTTGGGAAATATTGGCGATTGTCAAGACGTAATTCAGGAGGTCTTGATAAAATTCAATAAAAAAGAGGGTTGCTCAATTTCCAATCCAAATGCGTATCTGATAAAATCGGTCATCAACCAAGCCATAAATCTAAAAAAGAAAAACGACAGAGAAAGGCAACAAAAAATCACATTGCCCGAACCAATCGTTACCAATCAAGGTGAAAGCAAAATTGAATTAGACGAGATACTCAATTATTCAATGCTTGTTTTGCTCGACACATTGAACACCAAAGAAAGAGCAGTTTTGTTGTTAAAAGAAGCATTTGATTACCAACACGGTGATATAGCTGAAATATTAGAAATTTCGGCAGAAAATTCCCGACAAATCCTCACAAGAGCCAAAAAGAAACTGAAATTGCGGAAACCCGAAATCGCAAC
The DNA window shown above is from Sphingobacterium hotanense and carries:
- a CDS encoding dihydrofolate reductase family protein, with protein sequence MRKISLFIAMSLDGYIAKPNDDLTFLKLVEKAGEDYGYGEFTDTIDTLIIGRRTYDYVLKNVGLSHYENGQRDVYVITRTERPQVGRTTFYTGNLTELVKRLKSEKGKNIYCDGGAEVINELLKHDLIDEFIISIVPILLGNGTRLFKDSRPEQTLEFIKVKTFETGLTQLHYKRQK
- a CDS encoding sigma-70 family RNA polymerase sigma factor, with protein sequence MNKKLFPYAYNILGNIGDCQDVIQEVLIKFNKKEGCSISNPNAYLIKSVINQAINLKKKNDRERQQKITLPEPIVTNQGESKIELDEILNYSMLVLLDTLNTKERAVLLLKEAFDYQHGDIAEILEISAENSRQILTRAKKKLKLRKPEIATSSAKDRKYLEKYVSAIRKGDVKTLEQIFSDEVQVLADAGNKLQAIAELTSGIDNTIKLMTYVYENHQKDLEIKIEEINHQSALLFYRGTILINCQIFELNPDGKITSIFSVVDPEKLMKI